A genomic stretch from Scheffersomyces stipitis CBS 6054 chromosome 6, complete sequence includes:
- a CDS encoding predicted protein, protein MDTSGAYVTLVSADNHKFVVLKEVASISSVLRSTQGFEEGKTGKISLDMDGDILECVVEYLYYHYKYKEQAESGAIPEFHIPTHLALELLVKADFLDI, encoded by the coding sequence ATGGATACTTCTGGCGCATACGTGACGTTGGTCTCAGCAGACAACCACAAGTTTGTGGTACTAAAAGAAGTGGCCCTGATATCGTCAGTTTTGAGAAGCACACAAggctttgaagaaggaaagacCGGCAAGATCTCGTTGGATATGGACGGCGATATCCTCGAGTGTGTAGTGGAATACTTGTACTACCACTACAAGTATAAGGAGCAGGCCGAATCAGGAGCGATTCCAGAATTCCACATACCCACCCATTTGGCATTGgagttgttggtgaaagCAGACTTCTTAGACATATGA
- a CDS encoding predicted protein, which translates to MEGLRENSSQNFKPNAYYIPGVGISVNHWQLRNLLKYDASSNVVYYTTNDSINKLDMSSFVSSSYVNLHYNPRCYSHAPNGVVVTGGLLVNSSKLYLMNIDILLLPESPQPTQNRQKLSKGLFSFYNPDLDVAKTVRLGEKINNDVAVFQSSNSNYTAYVCNNDSNLYCMDISNNDDFRVVNSINCEVNTCLNNVVRSPTNDKLLAVTGDSQSIFLLDPTASNPNVRTIASGHEAGFGIAYHPSGNLLSAAFQDGTCLVYDLRNISENKPLIEVKSTRCGHSSGAFRACKFSPAYDMSDMLIISEHVGRVHLVDLRHLDYSNVDDHQVVVVPLALGQYVSIYCDSDSRSAQFSSFTSPLIFDYDYLTNNEKLFQDFVFTPPKQSSTSLKTDSQFPAKSNSIRENSLNSSSPCMNTHPTNDNNSHQGNSYRPSLNFINGEMMLSGIDFCTPRKANESCILIGCEDAGAVMWGVNDATREASAS; encoded by the exons ATGGAAGGGTTGAGAGAGAATCTGTCTCAGAATTTTAAACCTAACGCTTACTACATTCCCGGTGTGGGTATTCTGGTCAACCACTGGCAGTTAAGGAACCTCCTTAAATACGACGCCTCTTCCAACGTTGTCTATTACACCACCAATGActccatcaacaagttggacatGCTGCTGTTTGTGCTGTCGAGTTACGTAAACCTCCACTACAACCCTCGCTGCTACTCCCATGCCCCCAACGGGGTAGTCGTCACGGGCGGCTTGCTTGTGAATAGTAGCAAGTTGTATTTGATGAATATCGATATCTTATTGCTTCCGGAACTGCCCCAGCCTACTCAAAATCGGCAGAAACTCTCAAAGGGTTTGTTTCTGTTCTACAATCCCGACCTTGATGTCGCGAAAACGGTCCGATTGGGCGAGAAGATCAACAACGACGTCGCTGTATTTCAGAGCTCCAACAGCAACTACACGGCCTACGTATGCAATAACGACTCCAACTTGTACTGTATGGATATTTCCAATAATGATGACTTCAGAGTTGTGAATAGCATCAACTGTGAAGTCAATACCTGTTTGAACAATGTCGTTAGATCTCCAACCAACGACAAGCTTCTTGCGGTGACTGGTGATTCACAGTCAATATTCTTGCTTGATCCCACGGCTCTGAATCCCAACGTTCGCACTATAGCAAGCGGCCATGAAGCGGGCTTTGGAATAGCTTACCATCCCAGTGGAAATTTGCTCTCTGCAGCTTTCCAGGATGGCACCTGTTTGGTGTACGATCTCCGTAACATCTCCGAAAACAAGCCGTTGATCGAGGTCAAGCTGACGAGATGCGGCCACCTGCTGGGAGCATTTCGGGCTTGTAAGTTCCTGCCAGCATACGACATGAGTGATATGCTCATTATTCTGGAACATGTTGGCAGGGTCCATTTGGTGGATTTGCGTCATTTAGACTATTCAAACGTAGACGACCATCAGGTTGTCGTAGTTCCCCTAGCATTGGGCCAATATG TTAGTATTTATTGTGATTCTGATTCGAGACTGGCTCAATTTTCGTCGTTCACCTCTCCTTTGATCTTTGACTACGATTATTTGACCAACAATGAGAAGTTGTTCCAGGACTTTGTTTTCACACCTCCAAAACAGTCCTCGACTTCGCTAAAGACCGACTCACAATTTCCAGCAAAGTCCAATTCGATACGGGAAAATAGTCTCAATTCTAGTAGCCCCTGTATGAATACCCATCCCACAAATGATAACAATTCACATCAAGGCAATTCATACCGGCCGctgttgaacttcatcaaTGGCGAGATGATGCTTTCCGGGATCGATTTCTGCACTCCCAGAAAGGCCAATGAAAGTTGCATCTTGATTGGATGTGAGGATGCTGGTGCAGTGATGTGGGGAGTCAACGACGCAACTAGAGAAGCTTCGGCGTCTTAG
- a CDS encoding vacuolar sorting protein (go_component cytoplasm~go_process intracellular protein transport): MPSSPSLGWQKLQNVYYSIRPCYDGLSWSIDNLYSNFKVAISTRATILALSSKFVAHPNIIDVYSISGNKLWSIAYNSRPEDHIVDYVFRNEDLCLVLSNGRFRYYNNFKGNFIEYSYIKDLVILDNVGSTFNSEASDVGVHGSDVARSYLITNLENNESEEIIKVLEVKTWKQYLIVRLTSKIILTNLDTLTNYEIPLNTVDPLKIHGFSVVDGPDSSLVLLTSYESTILTFKVDLGLTSYELNDEGLTEGPFTSIRASSNGQLISLYNVKSSKIYVISNTFDQVLLEYGTSNESSSPYQIEWCGNDAIILSFKDEIKLIGPDQQSISFFYDIVDEEEFDLDQLLRPGLDDLSFTIPILKSEPDGLKIFTTNKVEFLSRVPQCSINLYQIGSAHPSSILLDCIDKLNHHSSKADTSISLLKSDGTLYAAMSECLEVAQDEFVPVWQKKILRAVSFGKAYFDGYYNADEFLSVLNNIKVLNQLRSPELGIFLTYQEVVQAGWKEIITMLLKRDQYLLALRIIELLKLDNYKEFVYSDWCCSKIRKELNMSDIDLFKIVAKKLISLTDDNRNYISVQAISEVAHEEGRINLCKLLVNLEPSIEKKIQQFLQFEEVELALLKAFQTGDYDIAKIILLHLRDTLSISQFFRVLNQNEQTESITDLSTEELNKLDITIPSEKLSISGDLIGNFWVNSAGKFDSKMLSTYYKQEDKNNELNTFKLKVYLSGNKDSQADEYYENYKAKLQKSLSTSNTKRVNRLFQRELEVLELQKKLGEIYLTQFYGERSLNSILVRLIKLNQLKMASKVVKDFKITQEKYWYLVLNTYSQLKEFDRLYEFAVGMDQADSSSLRSPIGFEPFVDASFANGAPKDHISTYIRNSNLKYTDKVKNYLKNGDLKSAAQEGFKNKDIDVLRSLLEATSDTDEETNKVIKSYITKLGY, translated from the coding sequence ATGCCATCTTCTCCCTCGCTCGGGTGGCAGAAGCTCCAGAACGTGTACTATAGCATCCGGCCCTGCTACGATGGCTTGAGCTGGTCAATTGATAACCTCtattccaacttcaaggtAGCGATTTCCACCAGAGCCACTATACTAGCATTATCTTCCAAATTCGTGGCCCATCCCAACATTATTGACGTCTACTCTATCAGCGGAAACAAGCTCTGGTCAATTGCTTACAACAGCCGGCCCGAGGATCACATTGTAGACTATGTGTTTCGTAACGAAGACTTGTGTCTTGTCTTGAGCAATGGCAGATTCAGATAttacaacaacttcaaggGCAACTTCATTGAGTACTCGTATATTAAAGATTTGGTTATTCTCGACAATGTGGGCTCCACCTTCAATCTGGAAGCCTCTGATGTCGGTGTCCATGGCTCCGATGTGGCCCGGCTGTATCtcatcaccaacttggagaataacgaaagtgaagaaatcatcaaggTTCTAGAAGTCAAAACCTGGAAACAATATTTGATTGTCAGATTGACTAGTAAGATTATTCTCACGAATTTGGACACCTTGACCAATTATGAGATCCCATTAAATACTGTAGACCCCCTTAAGATCCATGGGTTTTCAGTTGTGGATGGCCCCGATAGCTCTTTAGTATTGCTCACCAGTTATGAATCGACCATTCTCACATTTAAGGTAGACCTAGGTTTGACCAGTTACGAGCTCAATGACGAGGGTCTCACTGAGGGCCCCTTCACAAGCATACGAGCCTCATCCAACGGCCAATTGATCTCGTTGTACAATGTAAAAAGTTCCAAGATATATGTGATAAGCAACACATTCGACCAGGTACTCTTGGAGTACGGTACCAGCAACGAATCAAGCTCACCGTACCAGATAGAATGGTGTGGAAACGATGCCATCATATTGTCCttcaaagatgaaatcaagttgattggtCCAGACCAACaatcaatttctttcttctacgatattgttgatgaagaagagtttgatTTGGACCAGCTTCTTCGTCCTGGCCTAGATGACCTCTCCTTCACAATTCCTATTCTCAAATCTGAGCCTGATGGCctcaaaattttcaccaCCAATAAAGTTGAATTCCTTAGTAGAGTTCCACAATGTAGTATAAATCTCTATCAAATAGGGTCAGCTCATCCCAGCAGcatacttcttgattgtATAGATAAACTCAATCATCATTCTTCGAAAGCAGATACAAGCATATCACTCTTGAAGTCAGATGGTACCCTCTACGCTGCCATGAGTGAGTGTTTGGAAGTAGCCCAGGATGAGTTCGTACCAGTTTGGCAAAAGAAAATCCTTCGAGCTGTCTCTTTTGGCAAGGCTTACTTTGATGGATATTATAATGCCGATGAGTTTCTCTCGGTTTTGAATAACATCAAGGTCTTGAACCAATTGCGATCTCCGGAGTTGGGGATCTTTTTGACTTACCAAGAAGTCGTTCAGGCTGGGTGGAAAGAGATTATAACCATGTTGTTGAAGCGAGACCAGTATCTTCTTGCGTTGAGGAtaattgaattgttgaaattaGACAACTACAAGGAATTTGTCTACTCTGACTGGTGTTGTTCCAAAATTCGTAAGGAGCTCAACATGTCGGATATcgatttgttcaaaatcGTAGCAAAGAAACTCATATCGCTTACCGATGATAACAGAAACTACATTTCTGTTCAAGCTATTTCTGAGGTAGCTCATGAGGAGGGAAGAATCAATCTTTGTAAATTGTTGGTGAATTTAGAACCCTCgattgagaagaagatccaaCAGTTCTtacaatttgaagaagttgaacttgccTTGCTCAAGGCTTTTCAAACTGGCGACTATGATATAGCTAAGATCATATTGTTGCATTTGCGGGACACTCTTTCCATTTCCCAATTTTTCAGGGTGTTAAATCAGAACGAACAAACAGAATCCATCACCGATCTTTCGACTGAAGAACTAAACAAATTGGATATCACCATTCCGTCAGAGAAGCTTTCCATCAGTGGTGACTTGATTGGGAATTTCTGGGTTAACTCTGCTGGCAAGTTCGATTCTAAGATGCTTTCAACCTATtacaaacaagaagacaaaAATAATGAACTCAATACGTTTAAATTGAAAGTTTATTTGAGTGGAAACAAAGATTCTCAAGCTGACGAATATTACGAAAACTATAAAGCCAAGTTGCAGAAGTCCTTGAGTACCAGTAATACCAAGAGGGTCAATCGCTTGTTTCAAAGAGAACTCGAAGTTTtggaattgcaaaagaagCTCGGAGAAATCTACCTCACACAGTTCTATGGCGAAAGGTCTTTGAATTCCATCTTGGTCAGACTTATTAAATTGAACCAACTTAAAATGGCATCGAAAGTAGTGAAGGACTTCAAGATTACCCAGGAGAAGTACTGGTATTTGGTGTTGAATACCTATTCacaattgaaagaatttGATCGATTATACGAATTTGCAGTGGGAATGGATCAGGCTGATAGCAGTAGCCTAAGGTCTCCCATTGGGTTTGAGCCATTCGTGGATGCCTCGTTTGCTAATGGTGCCCCTAAAGATCATATCTCTACGTATATCCGAAACTCCAATCTCAAGTACACTGACAAGGTGAAGAACTATCTCAAGAATGGGGATTTGAAATCGGCGGCACAAGAAGGTTTCAAAAACAAGGACATTGATGTCTTGAGAAGTTTGCTAGAAGCAACCTCCGAtacagatgaagaaacgAACAAGGTCATTAAGTCGTATATTACAAAACTCGGTTACTAG
- a CDS encoding putative cell segregation machinery component, with protein MGKSHSKNVLPNTYVPVLSKKVLANVLVRLPKISLIEFMNVWPKIANTQPHMDKENSHHNQLQYNRHVSQDAQGLKKAVGKTPKRKVIDKIVYQYWSKGLNLLQLSQLDCQLIVDRPNSYYWITSTVKDSHDSEIPLSLDPKRFLDNLAHELSTLFLTYIYLCRHPSLPLIIVRIQLFDLQAFSTSSDSRRPHISSLKAYFLALPLNSPTIIHSTGNDLITKIVMQVVERSLPQNANNLLRIVTPERQTPIRSLESIHILHGNSRFGNSMGIWTPYADATVDMLPFNALEKHSSIAKDEADDDYDSDDVKLKKLKSIANLRFNGSKTGKLKSEKLYEDNRKTKTKRRKIYSNDDEDDFDELDEATENSEFASIAPVQFSEFLLKKKIHHDSPEKSSITIRLTGSDVFAGLHELSVKTTDRDQMILDPSKVPGWLTGEEGASCGTVEDGVFKKYA; from the coding sequence ATGGGGAAGTCACATTCCAAGAATGTGCTTCCTAACACTTACGTGCCTGTGCTATCGAAAAAAGTCCTAGCCAATGTGCTTGTTCGACTACCCAAGATCTCACTCATAGAGTTCATGAATGTCTGGCCCAAGATAGCCAATACCCAGCCACATATGGACAAGGAAAACTCACACCATAACCAACTACAGTACAATCGACATGTGTCTCAAGATGCTCAAGGTTTGAAGAAAGCAGTGGGAAAAACTCCAAAACGAAAAGTCATAGATAAGATCGTGTACCAGTACTGGTCCAAAGGGTTAAATCTCTTGCAATTGTCTCAGTTGGACTGCCAGCTTATTGTAGACAGACCTAATTCATACTACTGGATCACTTCTACTGTGAAAGACAGTCATGACAGCGAAATTCCGTTGCTGTTGGATCCAAAACGGTTCCTTGACAATCTTGCGCATGAATTGAGTACTCTCTTCCTAACCTATATCTATCTCTGTCGTCATCCCAGTTTGCCGTTGATCATTGTAAGGATCCAGCTCTTTGATCTTCAGGCATTCAGTACATCTTCAGATTCCAGAAGACCACATATTAGTTCGCTCAAAGCGTATTTTCTTGCTTTACCCTTGAACTCTCCCACTATAATCCACAGCACTGGCAATGACTTGATAACCAAAATAGTCATGCAAGTCGTAGAACGTAGTTTGCCACAGAATGCCAACAATTTACTCAGGATCGTGACTCCAGAAAGGCAGACTCCCATCCGATCATTAGAGTCCATCCATATCTTGCATGGCAATTCTAGATTTGGAAACAGTATGGGAATTTGGACTCCCTACGCAGATGCAACAGTAGACATGCTACCATTCAATGCATTGGAAAAGCACAGTTCGATAGCCAAAGATGAAGCGGATGACGATTATGATAGTGATGATGTAAAAttaaagaaattgaaatccATAGCAAACCTTCGATTCAATGGCTCAAAGACTGGTAAATTGAAATCAGAGAAATTGTACGAAGACAACAGAAAAACTAAAACAAAAAGACGCAAGATATACTCCaatgatgacgaagacgacttcGATGAGTTAGATGAGGCAACCGAGAATAGTGAGTTCGCTTCTATAGCCCCAGTACAATTTTCTGAGTTTTTgctaaagaagaaaatccaTCATGATTCTCCCGAAAAGTCTCTGATTACCATAAGACTAACTGGACTGGATGTATTTGCTGGTCTCCATGAGCTCTCAGTGAAGACAACCGACCGTGATCAAATGATACTAGACCCTTCCAAAGTACCAGGATGGTTAACGGGAGAAGAAGGAGCCAGCTGTGGAACAGTAGAAGATGGAGTATTCAAAAAATATGCATAG
- the NOP4 gene encoding RNA recognition motif-containing protein (nucleolar RNA recognition motif-containing protein), whose protein sequence is MSEDQTEHVAEVSIKQSSSVDEDGLDRKTLFVRSIPFEATSEELSEFFSQFVPVKHAVIVNDENQKSRGFGFVSFTLDDDTLTALVEARKSKFKGRLLRVDIAKRRERKDRNELPSSSPRSSAAPVEKRRARLIIRNLPWSCKKPDVLKKIFSNFGAVFDAYIPKKKGGQMCGFAFVTMKKQAAAERAVKESVGLKIDGREVAVDLAVEKSKWEEIKEDEEDQEDQDEDEDEDVEEEEDDDEENGEDEDNKNEDNDDEEENAEEEEEDFNNLNEINSDAEVEEDQEEEEEEEAPRKKNNRQEPYAIFVRNIPYDADEDSLEEHFSKFGPVKYALPVIDKETGLARGSAFVAFVNEDAYTDCLSNAPSSASTSMLIADDVSPAYVYQGRILSITSAVDRQSASKLAERNSEKRKEVLGKAPGEKDKRNLYLLNEGRITSNSKLAQFISKTDMEMREKSYKLRVQQLNKNPTLHLSLTRLAIRNLPRAMNSKALKALGRKAVVQFATEVKEEKRQPLSKEEVNRSIKHKQELGELEPKGATEEDKKKSSKHKGVVKQAKVIMEVKGSGDTGRSRGYGFIEFRDHKVALMGLRWLNAHEVTVPEILEGLDEDEKKLAQLDGLSKRNLIVEFAVENAQVVKRRRDKVFHSRQHDKNDEEGNMNKGPTTDGEKKEHKSGLSDDIKKIIGQKRKRRKGKN, encoded by the exons ATGTCTGAAGATCAAACAGAGCATGTGGCCGAGGTGTCCATTAAGCAATCAAGTTCTGTAGACGAAGACGGACTTGACAGAAAAACGTTGTTTGTGCGTTCCATACCCTTTGAGGCTACATCTGAAGAGTTGTCAGAGTTCTTTTCACAGTTTGTGCCAGTCAAGCACGCAGTCATAGTCAATGATGAAAACCAGAAGTCCCGAGGTTTCGGTTTCGTCTCCTTCACACTTGACGACGACACTTTGACTGCTTTGGTGGAAGCCAGAAAATCCAAGTTCAAGGGCCGTCTTCTCAGAGTTGATATTGccaaaagaagagaaagaaaggatAGAAACGAGTTAccctcttcttcaccaagaagttcgGCAGCTCCAgtagaaaagagaagagcCAGACTTATCATTCGTAACCTTCCATGGTCTTGTAAGAAACCAGatgtgttgaagaagatcttctcTAATTTTGGAGCTGTTTTTGATGCATACAttcccaagaagaagggcGGGCAAATGTGTGGGTTTGCATTTGTTACCATGAAAAAAcaggctgctgctgaaagAGCAGTGAAGGAGTCTGTAGGATTGAAGATAGACGGCAGAGAAGTTGCAGTAGATTTGGCCGTGGAGAAATCCAAGTGGGAAGAAATAAAggaggatgaagaagatcaagaagatcaagatgaagatgaagatgaagatgtggaagaagaagaagatgacgatgaagaaaacggcgaagatgaagataataAGAACGAAGATaatgatgacgaagaagaaaatgcggaagaagaagaagaagatttcaacaacttgaacgaaatcaactctgatgctgaagttgaagaagatcaagaggaggaagaagaagaagaagctccaagaaaaaaaaataataGACAAGAACCATATGCCATTTTCGTGCGTAACATTCCATACGATGCTGACgaagattctcttgaagaacacTTCTCTAAGTTCGGACCTGTGAAGTATGCTTTGCCTGTTATCGATAAAGAAACTGGTTTGGCCAGAGGTTCTGCATTTGTTGCATTCGTCAACGAAGATGCATACACAGACTGTTTGTCAAATGCTccatcttcagcttctaCTTCAATGTTGATCGCTGATGATGTTTCTCCAGCATATGTTTACCAAGGTCGTATCTTGTCGATTACCTCGGCAGTGGACAGACAGTCGGCATCCAAATTGGCAGAGAGGAACTCggaaaagagaaaggagGTACTCGGTAAAGCTCCAGGTGAAAAGGACAAACGTAatttgtacttgttgaacgaagGTAGAATCACGTCGAACTCCAAGTTGGCTCAGTTTATTTCCAAGACTGACATGGAAATGAGAGAAAAGTCATACAAATTGAGAGTTCAacagttgaacaagaaccCTACATTGCATTTATCATTAACCAGATTGGCTATTAGAAATCTTCCTAGAGCCATGAACTCGAAAGCCTTGAAGGCTTTGGGTCGTAAAGCCgttgttcaatttgctACTGAagtcaaggaagaaaagagacaGCCTCTttctaaagaagaagtcaacCGTTCGATCAAACATAAGCAAGAGCTTGGAGAATTGGAACCAAAGGGAGccacagaagaagataagaaaaagTCATCCAAACATAAGGGTGTTGTAAAGCAAGCCAAGGTGATCATGGAAGTGAAAGGCTCCGGAGATACAGGGAGAAGTAGAGGATATGGTTTCATTGAATTCAGAGACCACAAGGTTGCCTTGATGGGTTTGAGATGGTTGAATGCTCATGAAGTGACAGTTCCCGAGATCTTGGAGGGTCTTGACGAGgacgagaagaagttggctcAACTCGATGGATTGAGCAAAAGAAACTTGATTGTCGAATTTGCTGTGGAAAATGCCCAAGTTgtcaagagaagaagagataaGGTATTTCATTCTCGTCAACACGACAAGAACGATGAAGAGG GTAACATGAACAAGGGACCAACGACTGATGGTGAAAAGAAGGAGCACAAGTCGGGACTCTCTGAcgatatcaagaagattatTGGTCAAAAACGTAAGAGAAGAAAGGGAAAGAATTGA
- a CDS encoding ser/thr protein phosphatase (go_function hydrolase activity): MGERGPDQWLEQIRKCIALSESDMKQLCELVKELLMEESNIQPVQSPVTVCGDIHGQFHDLLELFRISGGLPSEDNNTNYIFLGDYVDRGYFSLETFTLLMVLKVKFPHRITLVRGNHESRQITQVYGFYEECLTKYGSTTVWKYCCQVFDFLTLAAIIDGKILCVHGGLSPEIRMLDQIRVLSRAQEVPHEGGFCDLVWSDPDNVDTWAVSPRGAGWLFGSKVSREFNHINNLSLIARAHQLVMEGFRYHFKEKDVVTVWSAPNYCYRCGNVASVMQVDEDLEPNFKIFSAVQDGDLTVKNNASKQQRSDYFL, encoded by the coding sequence ATGGGTGAACGAGGTCCAGACCAATGGTTGGAGCAGATCAGAAAATGCATTGCCTTGTCTGAGTCAGACATGAAACAGTTGTGTGAGTTGGTCAAGGAGCTTCTCATGGAAGAATCCAACATCCAACCCGTACAATCCCCTGTCACTGTATGTGGTGATATTCATGGCCAGTTCCATgacttgttggagttgttcaGAATCTCTGGCGGATTGCCACTGGAAGACAACAACACAAACTACATATTTTTGGGAGACTATGTTGATAGAGGCTACTTTTCACTAGAGACGTTTACGTTGTTGATGGTGTTGAAAGTAAAGTTTCCTCACAGAATTACCTTGGTTAGAGGCAATCACGAGTCAAGACAGATCACCCAGGTGTATGGTTTCTATGAGGAGTGCTTGACCAAATATGGATCAACAACTGTGTGGAAATACTGCTGTCAAGtatttgacttcttgaccTTAGCTGCCATAATAGACGGCAAGATCTTGTGTGTCCACGGTGGATTATCACCAGAAATCAGAATGTTGGACCAGATCAGAGTCTTGAGCAGAGCCCAAGAAGTTCCACATGAAGGGGGCTTCTGTGACTTGGTCTGGTCTGATCCTGACAACGTCGACACCTGGGCAGTATCGCCTCGTGGAGCCGGTTGGTTGTTTGGCTCGAAAGTGAGTCGAGAATTCAACCACATTAATAACTTGAGTTTGATTGCAAGAGCACATCAGTTGGTAATGGAAGGGTTCAGGTACcatttcaaagaaaaggatgTCGTCACCGTATGGTCTGCACCTAACTACTGCTACAGATGTGGCAATGTTGCCAGTGTCATGCAAGTAgacgaagacttggaaccaaacttcaagatattTAGCGCCGTTCAGGACGGAGACCTTACAGTGAAGAACAATGCCAGCAAACAACAAAGAAGTGATTATTTCTTATGA
- a CDS encoding 30S ribosomal protein S18 (go_component intracellular; ribosome~go_function structural constituent of ribosome~go_process protein biosynthesis), which produces MLSSSRGLRVVSSRAAGSVRTFAVSAVRTNSPLPSTPEMKSEKSWVNNEENTITRDVVGLARSIQESTQPPLDISSQFTRRFTFGENYDPFDFSNNKLDMEKKHNYARNKQIADPFETTGINPSTLYLMPEILSRFLTSTGQILPRSITGCSAKNQKLLSDAIRTARCCGLLSATHKHSRYLPSRNL; this is translated from the coding sequence ATGTTGTCTTCGTCCAGAGGTCTCAGGGTCGTGAGTTCTAGAGCCGCCGGCTCGGTCAGAACTTTTGCCGTCTCGGCCGTTAGAACCAACAGTCCATTACCTTCGACTCCAGAAATGAAAAGCGAAAAGTCGTGGGtcaacaacgaagaaaacaCTATTACCAGAGACGTGGTTGGATTGGCCAGGTCCATACAAGAAAGCACACAACCTCCATTGGATATCAGCTCTCAGTTCACCAGAAGATTCACTTTTGGAGAAAATTACGATCCATTtgacttctccaacaacaagttggacatGGAAAAGAAACACAATTACGCTAGGAACAAGCAGATAGCCGATCCATTCGAAACAACTGGAATCAACCCAAGCACTTTATACTTGATGCCCGAAATCTTGTCGAGATTTTTGACGTCTACCGGACAAATCTTACCTAGAAGCATAACAGGCTGTAGTGCCAAAAaccagaagttgttgtCCGATGCCATCAGAACCGCCAGATGCTGCGGATTGTTATCGGCTACTCACAAGCACTCAAGATATCTTCCATCCCGTAACTTATGA
- a CDS encoding ATPase inhibitor mitochondrial precursor (go_component mitochondrion~go_function enzyme inhibitor activity~go_process negative regulation of nucleoside metabolism), with amino-acid sequence MLSLASKRALPSTLRTSVRAFSVSRVAMTEGAINQANDAFSEKERAQENIYIKKHEAEQLKALKEKLEKQKETIEKLEKEIGDIKK; translated from the coding sequence ATGTTGTCCTTAGCTTCCAAGCGCGCCTTGCCATCCACCTTGAGAACCTCCGTCAGAGCCTTTTCTGTTTCCAGAGTTGCCATGACTGAAGGTGCCATCAACCAGGCCAACGACGCCTTCTCTGAAAAGGAAAGAGCCCAAGAAAACATATACATCAAGAAACACGAAGCCGAACAATTGAAGgctttgaaggaaaagttggaaaagcaAAAGGAAACCattgagaagttggagaaggaAATCGGAGATATCAAGAAGTAA